GTCAGCCTCGATTGAATCACCGCCGTTACATAGGACAGCGATAAAGTGATATGCGCGATGGCAACCGTCAATATACCATGCTCGCCAGGCCAACCGAGCAGATTGGTCATGCTTACAAAAAGCAGTAATAATGAAAGTCCTACGACAACGTCTGGCATGATCAAAGGCGCGGTCATCATGCCCACAAAGAACGGTCTGCCTTTAAATCGTTTAAACCTTACGATTGCAATGGCAGCTAGCGTTCCAATCAGCACCGAAATTGTGGCAGTAAAGCACGCAATTTTCAGGCTGTTTAGGGCAGCGTCCAGCATTATGCTGTTTTGCGCTAGCGCTTTATACCACTTAAAGGAAAAGTGCGACCAAGCGGTTACAAATTTCGAATCATTGAACGACAAAGCAATTATACAAAACAGCGGGACATACATAAAAGCATATCCAAACAGCAACATTGAAAGTAAAAACCTAGACCTTTTCATGAATGTTCAATTTCTTGTTTAGCCTGATTTGCTGTCCGCCGTACCAAAGCATAACTGGAATGGCTACAAATATGATCATCATTACTGACAGGGCTGAAGCAACTGGCCAAGAAAGGTTGGTAAAGAATTCGTTCCAAACTATTCTGCCGATAGTTACCGTGCTGGCGTCCCCGAGGATTTCTGGCATCACGTACTCGCCAATAGCCGGCATAAAAACCAAAGAGAATCCTGTTGCCACGCCGCGCATGGAAAGGGGCAAAATGACTGAGAAAAAAGCCTTAATCGGCGTACAACCAAGGTCATATGCCGCCTCAACGACAGAGTTGTCGATTTTCTCCAAAGAGGAATAGATTGGCAGCACCATAAACGGCAAATAGGTATAGATAATGCCTACTGCCACCGCGCAATAATTGCCCATAAGCTTAAGCGGCTGGTCAATTATCCCCAAGTACATCAGGGCTTTATTGATCAAACCTGTAGGGGCCAGCAGTATCACCCAGGAATAGACTCTGATCAAAAAAGAAGTCCAAAAAGGCAGCACTATCAGCATCAACAGTATCATTCTGATTTTTGGCCGAGACCTTACGATCGCATACGCCATTGGATAGCCGATCAATAAACAAGCAAATGCCGAGTTTGCCGCAATTACTATAGAGGTTGTAAACGTCCTTACATACAGATCATCGGTAAGCAAAAGGCGATAATTGGCGAAGTTAAGAGTAAGCTGCGCTGCGCTGTCGTTAATCCATTTCAAAATGTTGCTGTAAGGCGGGATTTGTAAAACGCTGTCAGCAAAGCTGATTTTCAGCAAAATCAAGCACGGACACAAAAAAAACACCAACAGCCACAGGTATGGAACCCCCACTATCAGTGAGCTACCTCTAAAGTGAAATTTCCAAGTGTTGACTTTTTTGGTCGGCACTTTTCACCTACGCCGTCAATAATATTGCGTTTTCCGGAAGCCAATACAGATGCACTTCATCATCCCATTGGATGGGGCGCTCTGCTATGCGGAACAAATTAGTCGCGGTTGAGTAGACTATATGACCATTGGCAAGCTCTACGTGATATATCGACACGTCCCCAAGGTATATGATGTCCTGAACGACCCCTTTGGCGCAGTTATAATTGCGCTCTTTCGGCGGAGTTTTCGAGATGACGACCTTTTCCGGCCTTATGGCAACGCTTACATTAGCGCCAATTGCCGCAGAGGCAGAGTGTTCTACCTTTATATCGCTGTCATCAAGAACGCTTGACCGCACAATGGCGTAGTTTTCTTCTTCCTCTACTACAAGGCCTTCAAACATGTTAATTGCGCCGACAAAATTCGATACATACTTGCAGTTTGGATATTCATAGATCTCAGTTGGCGTTCCTACTTGGATTATGCGCCCATCCGCCATGATTCCTATGCGCGAGGCCATGGTCATCGCCTCTTCTTGGTCATGCGACACCATAATGAAGGTAATACCAACTTCTTCCTGGATGTTTACCAGCTCAAGCTGCGTTTTTTCGCGCAGCTTTTTATCAAGCGCAGCCAACGGTTCATCCAACAACAACAGCTTAGGCCTTTTAACCAGGCTTCTTGCCAGTGCGATACGCTGACGTTGCCCGCCGGAAAGCTGATGAGGCTTTCTTTTCTTAAAATCCATCATTTGAACGAGTTCCAGAACGTCGTCAACTCGCTCGTTAATCTGCGATCTGGGAAGTTTTTCCTGCTTAAGGCC
This is a stretch of genomic DNA from Holosporales bacterium. It encodes these proteins:
- a CDS encoding ABC transporter permease subunit — translated: MPTKKVNTWKFHFRGSSLIVGVPYLWLLVFFLCPCLILLKISFADSVLQIPPYSNILKWINDSAAQLTLNFANYRLLLTDDLYVRTFTTSIVIAANSAFACLLIGYPMAYAIVRSRPKIRMILLMLIVLPFWTSFLIRVYSWVILLAPTGLINKALMYLGIIDQPLKLMGNYCAVAVGIIYTYLPFMVLPIYSSLEKIDNSVVEAAYDLGCTPIKAFFSVILPLSMRGVATGFSLVFMPAIGEYVMPEILGDASTVTIGRIVWNEFFTNLSWPVASALSVMMIIFVAIPVMLWYGGQQIRLNKKLNIHEKV
- a CDS encoding ABC transporter permease subunit — translated: MLLFGYAFMYVPLFCIIALSFNDSKFVTAWSHFSFKWYKALAQNSIMLDAALNSLKIACFTATISVLIGTLAAIAIVRFKRFKGRPFFVGMMTAPLIMPDVVVGLSLLLLFVSMTNLLGWPGEHGILTVAIAHITLSLSYVTAVIQSRLTEMDSSIEEAALDLGATPIKVFFAITIPSISSAIMSGWILSFVLSFDDVVLASFVSGPQSTTLPMVVFSSIRMGLSPQINAMTTIIVSILTVCVAIAGYVIYHSGKKISNRSRQEKKRWQGLM
- the potA gene encoding polyamine ABC transporter ATP-binding protein, yielding MAAKSRHLDKIEPWHDPEERPYVYIESLTKDYDGSIAVDEVNLSVYQGELFSLLGRSGCGKSTLLRMLAGFETPSSGKIYIDGIDMSGIPPYRRPVSMVFQSYALFPHMNVEQNVAFGLKQEKLPRSQINERVDDVLELVQMMDFKKRKPHQLSGGQRQRIALARSLVKRPKLLLLDEPLAALDKKLREKTQLELVNIQEEVGITFIMVSHDQEEAMTMASRIGIMADGRIIQVGTPTEIYEYPNCKYVSNFVGAINMFEGLVVEEEENYAIVRSSVLDDSDIKVEHSASAAIGANVSVAIRPEKVVISKTPPKERNYNCAKGVVQDIIYLGDVSIYHVELANGHIVYSTATNLFRIAERPIQWDDEVHLYWLPENAILLTA